In Dermacentor andersoni chromosome 4, qqDerAnde1_hic_scaffold, whole genome shotgun sequence, the following proteins share a genomic window:
- the LOC126536302 gene encoding alpha-tocopherol transfer protein-like: protein MCSTYHLRNAGNSGKAMMNTDSVASRNGAASPPGLGHVAKVELGETAEVKVRCLSRLRELIAGDKPLLCPMDDKFLVKFLRARKYSEEAAFKNIQKYFRVKQTSGDFFKNLSPYTVPLSAVLPDHKLMMVSKRKDPEGRRVAVIKLGRMRRHSKTVCSEIGQSSSTYFGAPLFPGSWNTGVCSVTDLMRSALVMAEWALLDEETQVRGVVCVFDLKNLRIMHMAHFTPGFVKKTAHIMQDCYPVRIKAIYVINNPPAYEIVFAAVKPFLKSKLLQRIYFMGGDLQKLHGVLPADVIPVEYGGTHEEFDYYRLEKDVKSSHSYFEHISRFGYRTDSLK from the exons ATGTGCAGCACATACCACCTTCGCAACGCAGGTAACTCGGGGAAGGCCATGATGAACACTGACTCTGTGGCGTCGCGAAACGGAGCAGCATCGCCTCCCGGCCTCGGACATGTCGCCAAAGTCGAACTCGGCGAGACGGCCGAGGTCAAGGTTCGCTGCCTGTCGCGTTTAAGAGAGCTCATCGCCG GGGACAAGCCACTGCTTTGTCCAATGGACGACAAATTTCTGGTCAAGTTTCTGCGGGCCCGCAAGTACAGCGAGGAAGCGGCTTTCAAGAACATTCAGAAGTACTTCCGCGTTAAGCAAACGTCGGGGGACTTCTTCAAGAACCTGTCCCCGTACACGGTGCCTCTGAGCGCAGTGTTGCCCGACCACAAGCTCATGATGGTGTCGAAGAGGAAGGACCCCGAGGGCAGAAGAGTGGCCGTTATAAAGCTTG gtCGCATGAGACGGCACTCCAAGACTGTCTGCTCAGAAATCGGCCAGTCATCGAG CACATATTTTGGTGCCCCGTTATTTCCAGGTTCATGGAACACCGGCGTGTGCTCGGTAACCGACCTGATGAGGTCGGCGCTGGTGATGGCCGAGTGGGCACTGCTGGACGAAGAGACGCAGGTTCGGGGAGTCGTGTGCGTGTTCGACCTCAAGAATCTGCGCATAATGCACATGGCGCATTTCACGCCGGGATTCGTCAAGAAGACGGCTCACATTATGCAG GATTGTTACCCGGTACGCATTAAAGCAATCTACGTGATCAATAATCCCCCTGCGTACGAAATTGTCTTCGCTGCTGTCAAACCTTTCCTGAAGTCGAAGCTTCTACAACGG ATCTACTTTATGGGCGGAGACCTGCAAAAGCTTCACGGTGTACTTCCAGCTGACGTGATACCCGTGGAGTATGGTGGAACGCACGAAGAATTCGACTACTACAGGCTAGAAAAGGACGTGAAGAGCTCTCACAGCTACTTCGAGCACATCAGTCGATTCGGTTATCGCACAGACAGCCTGAAGTAG